The following coding sequences are from one Onychomys torridus chromosome 14, mOncTor1.1, whole genome shotgun sequence window:
- the Cfl2 gene encoding cofilin-2 gives MASGVTVNDEVIKVFNDMKVRKSSTQEEIKKRKKAVLFCLSDDKRQIIVEEAKQILVGDIGETVEDPYTSFVKLLPLNDCRYALYDATYETKESKKEDLVFIFWAPESAPLKSKMIYASSKDAIKKKFTGIKHEWQVNGLDDIKDRSTLGEKLGGSVVVSLEGKPL, from the exons ATG GCATCTGGAGTTACAGTGAACGATGAGGTCATCAAAGTTTTTAATGATATGAAAGTAAGAAAATCTTCTACACAAGAGgaaatcaaaaagagaaagaaagcagttcTCTTCTGTCTAAGCGATGACAAAAGACAAATAATTGTAGAGGAAGCCAAGCAGATCTTGGTGGGAGACATTGGTGAGACTGTAGAGGACCCCTACACATCTTTTGTGAAGTTGCTACCTCTGAATGATTGCCGATATGCTTTGTACGATGCCACGTACGAAACAAAAGAGTCTAAGAAGGAAGACCTAGTATTTATATTCTG GGCTCCGGAAAGTGCACCGTTAAAAAGCAAGATGATTTATGCTAGCTCTAAAGAtgccattaaaaagaaatttacag gtaTTAAACATGAGTGGCAGGTGAATGGCTTGGATGATATTAAGGACCGTTCGACACTGGGAGAGAAACTGGGAGGCAGTGTGGTAGTTTCCCTGGAAGGAAAGCCGCTATAA